One window of the Candidatus Saccharibacteria bacterium genome contains the following:
- a CDS encoding AAA family ATPase, whose product MNPNLVLRQSTKEAVDRYLTHPAQSVLVTGAAGSGLTTLAHSMAASMLGVDAQKLSEQPYVRLISPENDKISITNIRDLQQFVSLQIPSKRQIGRVILIDDAHAMTREAQNALLKLLEEPPKQTILLLVASRPRLLLPTILSRVQQLHISRPEESEVIKYLEQRGYEQKSIAQLLLATGQNIAETIRQLELGNELAGQTVNIVKQALAAEPFERLLMVERELKDKTLARDFVSTLSTVASSSVFRVSERGDVAAILRWQSILAASEVASRALRHSGNQKLVLTELMLAL is encoded by the coding sequence ATGAACCCAAATTTGGTGTTACGCCAAAGCACGAAAGAAGCGGTAGACCGGTATTTGACGCACCCAGCGCAATCGGTTCTCGTAACTGGTGCTGCTGGGTCAGGGTTGACAACCTTGGCGCACAGCATGGCCGCCAGCATGCTTGGTGTGGACGCACAGAAGCTATCGGAACAACCGTATGTGCGCCTCATTTCACCAGAGAACGATAAAATCAGCATTACGAATATACGCGATTTACAGCAGTTTGTAAGCCTGCAAATTCCATCTAAACGACAAATTGGGCGAGTTATACTCATAGATGATGCACACGCTATGACTAGAGAGGCACAAAATGCACTCCTGAAGCTACTAGAAGAGCCGCCGAAGCAGACAATACTACTTCTTGTTGCTTCACGTCCTCGACTGCTCTTACCGACCATTTTATCTCGGGTCCAACAGCTGCACATTAGTCGACCTGAGGAGTCAGAAGTTATAAAATATTTGGAACAGAGAGGTTACGAACAAAAATCTATTGCCCAACTCTTGCTCGCAACTGGTCAAAACATAGCCGAAACTATTCGCCAGCTTGAGCTTGGAAATGAGCTGGCGGGTCAAACCGTGAATATCGTGAAGCAAGCTTTGGCCGCCGAACCGTTTGAACGGCTACTTATGGTAGAGAGAGAGCTCAAAGACAAGACACTTGCCCGAGATTTTGTGAGTACGCTTTCGACCGTTGCTTCTAGTAGCGTTTTTAGGGTATCCGAAAGAGGCGACGTAGCAGCCATTCTTCGGTGGCAATCGATTCTGGCAGCCAGTGAAGTGGCATCCCGAGCTCTTAGGCATAGCGGAAACCAAAAACTTGTACTGACTGAGCTTATGCTGGCACTTTAG
- a CDS encoding tetratricopeptide repeat protein, with protein sequence MYELLVVSAFGFMGLLHTRKRSDEESDISRKVGDRIGKLWDIAHQGMRENRFLRAEKALLTILKIDEKNAAAYNRLGILYAKQKEYRDAIDCFEIASSIEATPSSLHNLGLIYYETENYEKAGIAFEQALKLEEDLAARHVAYAKVNEKLGNEKLMFASLLRAVELEPNQETYSLLQRAYAEHGMDAEADAVTEKLKTLIVPSGKPRRILRPRKVVI encoded by the coding sequence ATGTACGAACTATTGGTTGTCAGTGCCTTTGGGTTTATGGGGTTGCTACACACGCGGAAGCGCTCCGACGAAGAGTCGGATATTTCGCGGAAGGTTGGTGACCGCATAGGGAAGCTATGGGATATAGCTCACCAGGGCATGCGAGAAAACCGGTTTCTTCGTGCCGAAAAAGCCCTTCTTACCATCTTAAAAATAGATGAGAAAAACGCCGCTGCCTATAACCGCCTCGGCATACTCTACGCCAAGCAAAAAGAATACCGCGACGCGATTGATTGTTTTGAGATTGCAAGCAGCATAGAAGCAACACCCTCGAGCCTCCATAACCTGGGGCTCATTTACTACGAAACGGAAAACTATGAAAAAGCAGGCATAGCGTTTGAGCAAGCCCTGAAGCTTGAAGAAGATTTGGCCGCTCGCCATGTAGCATACGCAAAAGTGAACGAAAAGTTAGGAAACGAAAAGCTTATGTTTGCATCTTTGCTACGGGCGGTGGAACTTGAGCCAAACCAAGAAACCTACTCACTGTTGCAACGTGCATACGCAGAGCATGGCATGGACGCTGAAGCAGATGCTGTGACCGAAAAACTAAAGACACTTATTGTGCCTTCAGGCAAACCGCGCCGTATCCTTCGCCCCCGAAAAGTGGTTATTTAG
- the rpmG gene encoding 50S ribosomal protein L33 → MAKKGEKRKLVGLVSEESGERIYYTSKNTMNTPEKLSLRKYSKKLRKHVVFTETKKNLGRNEVKPKK, encoded by the coding sequence ATGGCAAAAAAAGGTGAAAAGCGCAAACTAGTAGGACTCGTGAGTGAAGAGTCTGGTGAGCGCATATACTATACAAGCAAGAACACTATGAACACTCCGGAGAAGCTGAGCCTCCGTAAATACAGCAAGAAACTTCGCAAGCACGTTGTTTTTACCGAAACCAAGAAAAACCTCGGCCGCAACGAAGTAAAACCGAAGAAGTAA
- a CDS encoding glycoside hydrolase family 15 protein codes for MGRPVILGNGALTVGLNESGLVHDFYYPYVGLDNLTTSRSLQHRIGVFVDNTFSWVDDASSWATDVLVEQKALVSDVHMNNKTLGVQLHTSDFVDSEFNAFCRQITIKNVSDKKRVIRLFLHQVFEISRGGRGDTALYVPDGPYILDYKGRCSLIIYAQSNDGTPFDQYCVGSYGVEGKEGSWKDAEDGELSGNAVEHGGVDSVLSCPLTLEAHSETRVDYWVAAADSQFSGEKIHERILNQGVQERVNSTRAYWNQWLETARPTIQDMPTAEQIAIKHSLMVIKAHTDRRGGVIASCDSSIYNYGRDYYSYVWPRDGAYAMWPLIRLGYTEEPKKFFEFCRDIMDPEGYMMHKYQPDKAIGSTWHPLVHGKRAELAIQEDETAIIIFMLSEYFAESEDKEFVSNLYGTMIQPMANFMADFRDEATGLPHASYDLWEEKFLTNTYTTALVHRALTCAADLAELFEYPDDADRWRKVAAGIAENTAVFLDPERGYLRKGFLIQEDGSLKFDNTLDVSNAYGAMMFAARIMGAGSIRATYAGIEKLLLASAPVGGSPRYEHDAYFQSDPPHMGNPWFVTTLWIAQYYLQTDRDEEARKIVAWTLERALPSGALGEQINPTTGEPLSVLPLVWSHAELINTLLDVYG; via the coding sequence ATGGGTAGACCCGTTATACTCGGCAATGGCGCACTCACCGTTGGCCTGAACGAATCAGGATTGGTTCATGACTTCTACTATCCGTATGTTGGGCTCGATAACCTGACGACCTCACGCAGTCTTCAACACCGAATAGGAGTATTCGTTGACAATACTTTTTCTTGGGTAGATGATGCCTCAAGCTGGGCTACAGACGTACTCGTCGAACAAAAAGCGCTTGTGAGTGATGTCCACATGAACAATAAGACGCTGGGTGTGCAACTTCACACCAGTGACTTCGTAGATAGCGAATTTAATGCATTTTGCAGACAAATAACTATAAAAAACGTTAGTGACAAAAAGAGAGTCATACGTCTTTTTTTGCATCAGGTATTTGAAATATCCCGAGGCGGCCGCGGCGACACGGCGCTATATGTACCCGATGGACCCTACATTCTCGACTACAAGGGTCGTTGCAGCCTTATCATCTATGCGCAAAGTAACGACGGTACGCCGTTTGACCAATACTGTGTTGGAAGTTACGGCGTGGAAGGAAAAGAAGGTAGCTGGAAAGACGCTGAGGACGGCGAGCTGTCGGGGAATGCCGTTGAGCATGGTGGGGTAGACTCTGTACTTTCCTGTCCGCTTACGCTTGAGGCTCACAGTGAAACACGTGTCGACTATTGGGTCGCTGCAGCAGACTCACAGTTTAGTGGAGAGAAGATTCATGAGCGCATTTTAAACCAGGGTGTGCAAGAGCGAGTAAATAGCACCCGAGCGTACTGGAACCAGTGGCTTGAAACAGCTCGCCCTACGATTCAAGATATGCCCACTGCTGAGCAAATAGCAATTAAACATTCTCTTATGGTCATCAAGGCGCACACCGACCGTCGAGGTGGTGTTATTGCCAGCTGCGACTCGAGCATTTATAACTATGGCCGCGACTACTATAGCTACGTCTGGCCACGCGACGGTGCTTACGCAATGTGGCCGTTAATACGGCTGGGTTACACCGAGGAACCAAAAAAATTCTTTGAATTCTGCCGCGATATCATGGACCCCGAGGGCTACATGATGCATAAATACCAACCAGATAAAGCAATCGGCAGCACCTGGCACCCGCTTGTGCACGGTAAACGAGCCGAACTAGCTATACAAGAGGACGAAACTGCCATCATAATCTTTATGCTTTCAGAATATTTTGCCGAAAGCGAAGACAAAGAGTTTGTTTCTAACCTATACGGCACCATGATACAACCCATGGCGAATTTTATGGCAGATTTCCGAGATGAAGCGACCGGGTTGCCACATGCAAGCTATGACCTATGGGAAGAAAAGTTCCTTACAAATACTTACACAACGGCCCTCGTTCATCGTGCCCTCACCTGCGCCGCAGACCTTGCTGAGCTGTTCGAGTACCCGGACGATGCAGACCGCTGGCGCAAAGTAGCCGCTGGCATTGCCGAAAACACGGCCGTTTTCCTTGACCCTGAACGCGGCTACCTGCGAAAAGGCTTCTTGATCCAAGAAGATGGCTCACTCAAGTTTGATAACACGCTCGATGTTTCAAATGCCTACGGAGCAATGATGTTTGCGGCAAGGATTATGGGCGCTGGGTCTATTCGCGCAACGTACGCTGGTATAGAAAAATTATTGCTGGCTTCAGCGCCAGTCGGGGGCAGCCCTCGTTACGAGCATGATGCATACTTCCAATCAGACCCACCACACATGGGTAACCCCTGGTTCGTAACAACGCTTTGGATTGCGCAGTATTATCTCCAGACAGACCGAGACGAAGAAGCCAGAAAAATTGTCGCGTGGACACTAGAAAGAGCATTGCCAAGCGGCGCCCTCGGTGAACAGATAAACCCAACCACCGGAGAACCACTATCTGTTCTCCCCCTGGTATGGAGCCACGCCGAACTCATCAATACCCTGCTCGATGTATACGGCTAA
- a CDS encoding polysaccharide deacetylase family protein → MSEHTTNQRAIVLYLHVHQPFRIRHYTIFDAGRNHDYFEAPSGSRENNADIVRKVAHKSYVPTNQRLMRMIEHNPKFKLSLSITGTVLEQLEAYAPDVLKSFQDLVQTGRVEIVGETYHHSLAFFYNREEFETQVQMHRDIVRRLFNVETTAFRNTELSYNNDLAYWADQAGYKAILSEGWDPVLGWRSPNFLYRPAHTERVKLLTKNYKLSDDIAFRFSNKDWEEYPMTVDKFMNWTKDAWDQPLLNLFMDYETFGEHQWEDSGIFDFLEHLPKAWLHNEAHTFMTVSEAADAFEPQDTVDCPQTVTWADTERDLTAWLGNKMQQGAIASLYGLAGAMMQGGDFALIEDWRKLQTSDHFYYMCTKYFSDGDVHAYFSPYETPYEAYIAFMNAYHDLKYRLTEKGLAV, encoded by the coding sequence ATGTCTGAGCACACTACCAATCAACGCGCCATAGTTCTTTACTTGCACGTACATCAGCCATTCCGTATTCGCCACTACACAATTTTCGATGCGGGCCGCAACCACGATTACTTTGAGGCGCCGAGCGGCAGCCGTGAAAACAACGCCGATATTGTCCGTAAGGTTGCGCATAAATCGTATGTACCGACAAACCAGCGGCTGATGCGCATGATTGAGCATAACCCAAAGTTTAAGCTGTCACTTTCTATTACAGGAACCGTTCTTGAGCAACTTGAAGCTTACGCGCCCGATGTACTAAAGAGCTTCCAAGACCTCGTGCAAACCGGGCGTGTCGAGATAGTTGGCGAAACCTACCACCACTCGCTTGCGTTCTTCTATAACCGCGAAGAGTTCGAAACCCAGGTGCAAATGCATAGAGACATTGTGCGGCGCCTGTTCAACGTTGAGACAACGGCATTCCGTAACACCGAACTTAGCTATAACAACGACCTTGCCTACTGGGCAGACCAGGCTGGCTACAAAGCTATCTTGAGCGAAGGCTGGGATCCGGTTCTCGGCTGGCGAAGCCCCAATTTCTTATACCGACCAGCCCACACAGAACGCGTGAAGCTACTTACCAAAAACTACAAACTAAGCGACGATATTGCATTTCGGTTTAGCAACAAAGACTGGGAAGAGTACCCCATGACGGTTGATAAATTCATGAATTGGACGAAAGACGCTTGGGACCAGCCCCTGCTGAATTTATTTATGGACTATGAGACATTTGGCGAGCACCAGTGGGAAGACAGCGGCATATTTGACTTCTTAGAACACCTGCCCAAAGCGTGGCTGCACAATGAAGCTCATACGTTTATGACGGTTTCTGAAGCTGCCGATGCGTTTGAGCCACAGGATACTGTCGATTGCCCACAGACAGTTACCTGGGCAGATACCGAACGTGATTTAACGGCGTGGCTCGGCAACAAAATGCAACAGGGTGCCATCGCCAGCCTATATGGACTGGCTGGAGCGATGATGCAGGGCGGCGATTTTGCCCTTATTGAAGATTGGCGCAAGCTCCAAACCAGCGACCACTTCTACTACATGTGCACAAAATACTTCAGTGACGGCGATGTTCATGCCTACTTTAGCCCCTACGAAACCCCATACGAAGCATATATTGCTTTCATGAACGCGTACCACGACTTAAAGTATCGCCTCACCGAGAAAGGCCTAGCCGTCTGA
- a CDS encoding glycosyltransferase family 4 protein, whose protein sequence is MLGWELPPHHTGGMGIVCYQMCKQLARTGAQIEFVLPYTADFSHIDFMTINPALPEDVEEVIGNRAGSTYDSQYFEYVLSDGSTRGAAMNEHQANYMKYVSRLVGLGDYDVIHAHDWLTFRAALAAKQATGLPLFVHIHSTEFDRAGGNSGNPFVREIEYIGLHLADKIFAVSQATKDTIVREYGIAPEKIEVVHNAMEFQAHELYEDTTDNAFRYLSHMQQAGYGVVVSAGRLTIQKGLPHLLEAFRLVVDKRPKSLLLIVGPGEQYHELIELAAELGLGGNVIFTGHLNGTGKQWRDAFRVGNLFVMPSVSEPFGLTPFEALAQHTPALISKQTGASEILHSALKVDYWDTLEMANKILAVLNHKDLEETLAEEGYDELMKQSWERPVETVLQHYQRHAAQHRELAYV, encoded by the coding sequence ATGCTTGGGTGGGAGTTACCACCACATCATACCGGGGGAATGGGGATAGTCTGTTACCAGATGTGCAAGCAACTTGCACGAACCGGGGCACAGATAGAGTTTGTGTTGCCCTATACAGCAGATTTTTCGCACATAGATTTCATGACAATCAACCCCGCCCTTCCTGAAGACGTTGAAGAAGTCATCGGTAATCGCGCGGGGAGCACCTATGACAGCCAATACTTTGAATATGTCCTGAGTGACGGCTCTACCAGAGGCGCTGCCATGAACGAGCATCAGGCGAACTACATGAAATATGTTTCTCGCCTAGTGGGGCTTGGCGATTACGACGTTATCCACGCTCACGACTGGCTAACCTTCCGAGCGGCGCTTGCAGCGAAGCAAGCCACCGGACTACCTCTGTTTGTGCACATTCATTCTACCGAATTTGACCGGGCTGGCGGCAACAGTGGCAACCCGTTTGTCCGCGAAATTGAGTATATTGGACTTCACTTGGCCGATAAAATCTTTGCCGTCAGCCAAGCAACCAAAGACACAATTGTTCGAGAATACGGTATAGCACCAGAAAAAATTGAAGTTGTTCATAACGCAATGGAATTTCAAGCACACGAGCTGTACGAAGATACTACGGACAACGCGTTTCGTTACCTGAGCCATATGCAGCAAGCCGGGTACGGCGTAGTCGTTAGTGCCGGCCGTCTTACTATCCAGAAAGGGTTACCGCACCTACTCGAGGCATTTCGGCTCGTTGTAGATAAGCGGCCAAAGAGCTTACTGCTTATAGTAGGCCCGGGCGAGCAATATCATGAGTTGATTGAGCTTGCAGCGGAACTTGGCCTCGGCGGCAACGTTATTTTCACCGGACACCTCAACGGCACCGGGAAACAGTGGCGAGATGCGTTCCGGGTGGGAAACTTGTTTGTTATGCCCAGTGTGTCAGAGCCATTTGGTCTCACACCGTTCGAAGCACTCGCCCAGCATACGCCAGCGCTCATCAGCAAACAGACAGGGGCCAGCGAAATCTTACACAGTGCCCTCAAAGTCGACTACTGGGATACGCTTGAGATGGCAAACAAAATACTTGCAGTCCTCAACCACAAAGACCTCGAAGAAACGCTCGCAGAAGAAGGCTACGACGAACTTATGAAGCAAAGCTGGGAACGACCTGTCGAGACAGTACTGCAGCACTACCAACGGCATGCCGCACAGCACAGGGAGCTTGCCTATGTCTGA
- the zwf gene encoding glucose-6-phosphate dehydrogenase: MNDYLNKPIILVIFGITGDLSQRKLLPALYHLVKHRQLPENIAIIGISRKKVPVSEVYDSLKLKIHGDDYDKAVVEQLHDATRMLQVDLDKNEDYARLLESLRVVSDELGPGVSRLYYLSIPSQAFVSVVHHLGETGHHEPFGQDGERPRLLVEKPFGYDVASAETLVKAADEHFGEQQTFRIDHYLAKETAQNILTFRFQNPLFQSIWNTRHIESIQIVAYETIGIEKRAVFYEQTGALRDILQSHLMQLLALITMEKPAALESHDIHRAKLRLLESIDTISPEAVETQAVRGQYDSYKAEVENPHSHVETFARLHLNIDNEQWRGVKVTIETGKALHEKCTEIIVRFRANEDAPGTNTLTFRVQPQEGITLSLQAKRPGLAKETETVRMDFDYERAFYGLAGEAYERVIIDAVRGDQSLFATAQEVLTSWRIVENVLQAWEADGKNIRVYPVGAPAHEIV, from the coding sequence ATGAATGACTATCTCAATAAGCCAATTATCCTCGTTATATTTGGCATTACTGGCGATTTGTCGCAGCGAAAATTACTTCCCGCGCTCTATCATCTGGTCAAACACCGCCAGCTACCAGAAAATATTGCAATTATCGGAATTAGCCGTAAAAAGGTGCCTGTTTCCGAGGTCTATGACAGCCTAAAACTAAAAATTCATGGTGATGATTATGATAAAGCGGTTGTAGAACAACTGCACGATGCCACGCGTATGCTTCAGGTCGACTTAGACAAGAATGAAGACTATGCACGTCTTCTCGAGAGCTTACGCGTTGTTTCCGATGAACTCGGTCCGGGAGTTAGTCGGCTGTACTACCTTTCTATCCCATCCCAAGCGTTCGTGAGTGTCGTACACCACCTAGGTGAAACGGGTCATCATGAACCATTTGGGCAGGACGGGGAACGTCCACGCCTGCTCGTCGAAAAACCGTTTGGGTACGATGTGGCTTCAGCCGAGACGCTAGTAAAAGCAGCCGATGAGCACTTTGGCGAGCAGCAAACCTTCCGTATAGACCACTACTTGGCGAAGGAAACAGCTCAGAACATACTAACGTTTCGGTTCCAGAACCCACTGTTCCAGTCTATATGGAACACAAGACACATCGAAAGCATCCAAATCGTTGCCTACGAAACCATCGGCATCGAAAAACGGGCGGTGTTTTATGAACAAACTGGCGCGCTGCGCGATATTTTGCAGAGTCACCTTATGCAGCTGCTGGCGCTGATTACTATGGAAAAGCCTGCTGCGCTCGAAAGCCACGATATCCACCGGGCAAAACTACGTCTCCTTGAAAGTATCGACACCATATCACCGGAAGCTGTGGAGACACAGGCCGTGCGCGGACAGTATGACAGTTACAAAGCTGAGGTAGAAAATCCGCACAGTCACGTTGAAACATTTGCAAGACTACATCTCAACATCGACAACGAACAGTGGCGAGGCGTGAAGGTCACCATAGAAACCGGTAAAGCTCTTCATGAAAAATGCACCGAAATTATTGTACGATTCCGTGCCAACGAAGATGCTCCTGGCACCAACACGCTTACCTTTCGCGTCCAACCCCAAGAGGGAATTACACTGTCACTCCAAGCAAAGCGACCGGGGCTCGCCAAAGAAACTGAAACCGTGCGAATGGACTTTGACTACGAACGTGCGTTTTACGGGCTGGCTGGCGAGGCGTATGAGCGAGTAATCATCGATGCAGTACGAGGTGACCAATCGCTCTTTGCTACCGCTCAAGAAGTACTGACCTCATGGAGAATCGTGGAAAATGTCCTGCAGGCGTGGGAGGCAGATGGGAAAAATATCCGTGTGTACCCTGTTGGCGCACCGGCCCATGAAATCGTCTAA
- a CDS encoding NADP-dependent phosphogluconate dehydrogenase has protein sequence MKIAIHGLGRMGMQLARKLAESGEHEVLAHNRSPEPIDEAASYGAKPFPVISDIPGAFGSDRAVVWVMLPAEITEQIIMEWTTRLPQGSIIINGANFDYRETKKLNEKVTAAGMEMVDIGVSGGVWGYQNGFPLMCGSDNVDAFEYLKPALETLVQPGGMYARFGSSGAGHYVKMVHNAIEYGMMQSLGEGFRMLHDGPYKGMDLAVAADLWQHHSVITSWLTELSRDALAENPELDGISGYVAESGEARWTLEAAKDMGIDLPAIQAAFDVRVRSQQGETNFATKVVAAQRNKFGGHNLNGEGKA, from the coding sequence ATGAAAATAGCGATTCACGGCCTTGGCCGTATGGGTATGCAACTAGCGCGCAAACTGGCCGAAAGCGGCGAACACGAGGTTCTAGCACACAACCGCAGTCCCGAACCAATTGATGAAGCTGCTAGCTACGGGGCGAAACCCTTCCCTGTTATTTCGGACATCCCGGGTGCATTTGGCAGTGACCGGGCGGTTGTGTGGGTGATGCTACCAGCCGAAATCACCGAACAGATTATTATGGAATGGACAACACGGTTGCCCCAGGGTTCTATCATCATCAACGGCGCGAACTTTGACTACCGCGAAACAAAAAAGCTGAACGAAAAAGTCACGGCTGCCGGCATGGAAATGGTTGATATAGGTGTAAGCGGTGGCGTTTGGGGCTACCAAAATGGCTTCCCGCTGATGTGCGGCAGCGACAATGTCGATGCTTTTGAGTACCTAAAGCCCGCACTCGAAACGCTGGTACAACCCGGCGGTATGTATGCTCGATTTGGCTCGAGCGGCGCCGGACATTACGTAAAAATGGTGCATAACGCCATAGAGTACGGCATGATGCAGAGCCTTGGCGAAGGCTTTCGTATGCTGCACGATGGCCCGTATAAAGGTATGGACCTCGCCGTAGCCGCTGACCTCTGGCAGCACCACAGTGTCATTACAAGCTGGTTGACAGAGCTGAGCCGTGATGCACTAGCCGAGAACCCCGAACTCGACGGCATATCTGGCTACGTGGCAGAAAGCGGCGAAGCGCGATGGACGCTCGAGGCAGCGAAAGATATGGGTATTGACCTTCCTGCCATACAGGCAGCGTTTGATGTCCGTGTCCGGTCACAGCAGGGCGAAACAAACTTTGCCACCAAGGTAGTAGCCGCTCAGCGCAACAAATTTGGAGGCCATAACCTGAACGGTGAGGGCAAAGCATGA
- a CDS encoding 6-phosphogluconolactonase, with the protein MKFSIRTSVEAVSYITTYITSKLQTGQEVLWLTSGGSATTIQVEIMKHLRDDASDWLGKLTILPVDERYGEYGHENSNSTQMRAAGFEPGDATWYDVLEKNLPIPETVSYYAQLAENAFATATTVVATLGMGPDAHTAGILPGSPAVTDTTSTVVGYSWSDYERMTLGIPMLLKINNAFLLAYGEAKKEALERLRKNEEPVEELPAKILYDISDVTVYNDFIQT; encoded by the coding sequence ATGAAGTTTTCGATACGAACATCAGTCGAGGCAGTTTCCTATATAACCACGTATATCACGTCAAAACTACAGACTGGCCAGGAAGTTCTTTGGCTCACCTCTGGGGGATCGGCGACCACCATACAGGTAGAGATTATGAAACACCTTCGTGATGATGCCTCTGATTGGCTCGGAAAACTAACCATCCTGCCGGTTGACGAACGGTATGGGGAGTACGGACACGAAAATTCAAATAGCACTCAGATGCGGGCGGCCGGATTTGAACCTGGCGATGCTACTTGGTATGACGTACTTGAAAAGAACCTGCCCATCCCCGAAACTGTTTCGTACTACGCGCAGCTGGCAGAAAATGCATTCGCCACGGCAACTACGGTGGTAGCGACGCTCGGCATGGGACCCGATGCACACACGGCCGGCATTTTACCGGGGAGCCCGGCCGTAACAGATACAACCTCCACCGTGGTTGGCTACAGCTGGTCAGACTACGAACGCATGACGCTGGGCATACCGATGCTCCTGAAAATAAACAATGCATTTCTGCTTGCCTACGGCGAAGCTAAAAAAGAGGCGCTGGAACGGCTCCGGAAAAACGAAGAACCCGTTGAGGAACTTCCCGCAAAAATACTCTATGACATTAGCGACGTCACCGTCTATAATGACTTCATACAAACGTGA
- a CDS encoding non-canonical purine NTP pyrophosphatase, with amino-acid sequence MKLVTFITGNQDKADNLSRILGVPLAHKNIELDELQSLHMDDVIRHKAKEAYRALHAAVLVDDVSMWFDELDGLPGPFIKFFVGAKNGAENLCRMADGLPSRRATARAYFGLYDGKKMTILHGEIRGEIAEHPLGTNGFSYGWDSIFCPDGYGGRTRAELNQDEYDEVYRAIRPIKELYEILS; translated from the coding sequence ATGAAATTGGTCACATTTATTACGGGCAACCAGGACAAAGCCGATAATTTGTCGCGTATACTGGGTGTACCGCTCGCTCACAAAAATATTGAACTCGATGAACTTCAGTCATTACATATGGATGACGTTATCAGACACAAAGCAAAAGAAGCCTACAGGGCGTTACATGCCGCAGTGCTTGTGGACGATGTATCGATGTGGTTTGATGAGCTCGATGGTCTGCCAGGACCATTCATAAAGTTTTTTGTAGGTGCTAAAAACGGTGCGGAAAACTTGTGTCGCATGGCCGATGGCCTCCCGAGCCGCCGAGCAACCGCCCGAGCGTATTTTGGGCTCTATGACGGCAAAAAGATGACCATACTGCATGGTGAAATCCGCGGTGAAATTGCCGAACACCCACTAGGGACTAACGGTTTTTCATACGGTTGGGATAGTATTTTTTGTCCGGATGGCTACGGCGGACGCACCCGTGCCGAGCTGAACCAAGATGAATATGATGAAGTCTACCGGGCTATTCGCCCCATTAAAGAACTGTATGAGATACTATCCTAA